The Desulfobotulus mexicanus genome window below encodes:
- a CDS encoding AAA family ATPase, translating to MEFRSIEHVIEALSASRYIPSTEIATVVFLAAATQKPILVEGPAGVGKTELAKSISLYLDRPLIRMQCYEGLDESKALYEWEYAKQLLYTQMVKDKIHSVVDSADTLAEAVEKISEQEDAFFSERFLQARPLLKAIQSEKPVVLLIDEVDKSDPEFEAFLLELLSDFQVSIPEIGTIKAKSIPFVLLTSNNYRDMSDALKRRCIHLFIDYPEIETEKEIVRMKIPGIEEALLDKLVRTVANMRNLDLKKRPCISETLDWARSLMILQADTITPELLASTLNMLVKFKSDAELVKERLETVIA from the coding sequence ATGGAATTCCGGAGCATCGAACACGTCATCGAAGCCCTGTCCGCATCCCGCTACATTCCTTCAACGGAAATTGCCACAGTGGTATTTCTTGCGGCAGCCACCCAAAAACCCATTCTTGTGGAAGGCCCTGCCGGAGTTGGCAAAACAGAGCTGGCCAAATCCATATCCCTATATCTGGATCGGCCACTTATCCGCATGCAGTGCTACGAAGGTCTGGACGAGTCCAAGGCCCTTTATGAATGGGAATATGCAAAGCAACTGCTTTATACTCAGATGGTGAAGGATAAAATCCATTCCGTAGTGGATTCAGCCGACACCCTGGCAGAAGCCGTAGAAAAAATATCCGAACAGGAAGATGCCTTCTTTTCAGAGCGTTTTCTCCAGGCCAGACCACTTTTGAAGGCCATTCAGTCGGAAAAACCCGTGGTACTTCTCATTGATGAGGTGGACAAGTCCGATCCTGAATTTGAAGCTTTTCTGCTGGAGCTTTTGAGTGATTTCCAGGTTTCCATACCTGAAATCGGGACCATCAAGGCAAAATCCATCCCCTTTGTCCTGCTCACATCCAACAACTACCGTGATATGAGTGATGCCCTGAAGCGCCGCTGCATCCACCTTTTCATTGATTACCCTGAGATTGAAACGGAAAAGGAAATTGTCCGTATGAAAATACCGGGCATTGAAGAGGCCCTTCTGGACAAGCTGGTGCGTACCGTTGCCAACATGAGAAATCTTGATCTGAAAAAACGTCCCTGCATATCAGAAACCCTGGACTGGGCCAGATCCCTCATGATTCTGCAGGCGGATACCATTACGCCGGAGCTGCTGGCATCCACACTGAATATGCTGGTGAAATTTAAAAGTGACGCCGAACTGGTGAAAGAACGCCTCGAAACGGTCATCGCCTGA
- the hslV gene encoding ATP-dependent protease subunit HslV, whose amino-acid sequence MTMETFHGTTIIAVCRDNKTVVAGDGQVTLGSAVVKHGARKVRRIYKNKIVVGFAGATADALTLSEKLEAKLEAFGGNLTRAAVELARDWRTDRMLRRLEAMMIAASDENIYLLSGTGDIIEPDSGVIAIGSGSVAAQAAGEALFRHTDKSAREIAEGAMEIASGLCVYTNSQFTIEEIG is encoded by the coding sequence ATGACTATGGAAACTTTTCACGGCACAACCATTATCGCCGTATGCAGGGACAATAAAACCGTTGTGGCCGGAGACGGTCAGGTCACCCTTGGCAGCGCTGTGGTCAAACACGGTGCCCGTAAGGTCCGGCGTATTTATAAAAATAAAATAGTTGTCGGCTTTGCCGGAGCCACTGCCGATGCCCTCACCCTTTCTGAAAAACTGGAGGCCAAGCTGGAAGCCTTTGGCGGCAATCTCACAAGGGCGGCGGTTGAGCTGGCCCGGGACTGGCGTACGGACCGTATGCTGCGCCGCCTGGAGGCCATGATGATTGCTGCTTCCGATGAGAATATTTATCTTCTTTCCGGTACAGGGGATATCATTGAGCCGGACAGCGGTGTCATTGCCATCGGTTCCGGGTCCGTAGCGGCTCAGGCAGCCGGAGAAGCCCTTTTTCGGCATACGGATAAAAGTGCCAGAGAGATTGCAGAAGGAGCCATGGAGATTGCATCCGGCCTTTGCGTCTATACCAACTCCCAGTTCACCATAGAGGAGATCGGATGA
- a CDS encoding vWA domain-containing protein, whose product MLDMITKFSACCKAAGLKVSPLEVIDCMSQLRHIDATDEAAFRSLLMANFIKSRRDQPRFLEIYHLFFHELRTSFQDAVEESDDPETPKQKRVKEIIEKIREELGENMEGLENLLDYLGGDPEDFLNEVQEIHNMVEQRSMAIKVKSNMGQLSNRLSVMLKINQIRQKALQLAGDLDAEGDTFTRREIEAYFATMLDRSFDLLTRDKRPDNIALKEVSRTDPRFFDIGEKPFATLTPVEMERTKEITDRLVRKLKDMATRRYAARNKGVLDVRKTLRRAGRFQGVPLELHFRDKPLRKGKIVALCDVSGSVWSVARFMLAILYSLQECFNGIKSYAFVSDVADITPLFKDNPVNEAIEKVFSESGIDTRMLTDYGSSFVSFRERHMQELSTKTTLLIIGDARSNYQNPHQEILEEMRDRCRRVIWLNPEPMTTWSSGDSEMFTYKAHCHEIRPCRNLNQLVTFIEELVL is encoded by the coding sequence ATGCTTGACATGATCACCAAATTTTCCGCCTGTTGTAAGGCTGCCGGTCTGAAAGTCTCTCCCCTTGAGGTTATCGACTGCATGTCCCAGCTGCGCCACATTGACGCCACTGATGAGGCTGCCTTCCGCAGCCTGCTCATGGCAAATTTTATTAAAAGCCGCAGGGATCAGCCGAGATTCCTTGAAATTTATCACCTTTTTTTCCATGAGCTGCGCACAAGCTTTCAGGATGCAGTAGAAGAAAGTGATGATCCTGAAACACCCAAACAAAAAAGGGTAAAAGAAATCATTGAAAAGATAAGGGAAGAGCTGGGAGAAAACATGGAAGGCCTTGAAAACCTTCTGGATTACCTTGGCGGAGACCCCGAAGACTTTCTCAATGAGGTGCAGGAAATCCACAATATGGTGGAACAGCGCTCCATGGCCATCAAGGTAAAGTCCAACATGGGCCAGCTTTCCAATCGGCTTTCCGTTATGCTCAAAATCAACCAGATCCGGCAAAAAGCCCTGCAACTGGCAGGGGATCTGGATGCAGAAGGCGACACCTTCACCCGAAGGGAAATTGAGGCCTACTTTGCCACCATGCTGGACCGTTCCTTTGATCTTCTGACGAGGGACAAAAGGCCGGATAATATTGCCCTGAAGGAAGTTTCCCGGACAGATCCACGCTTCTTTGATATCGGAGAAAAACCCTTTGCCACCCTAACCCCTGTGGAGATGGAACGCACAAAGGAAATCACGGACAGGCTGGTGCGCAAGCTTAAAGATATGGCCACAAGGCGCTATGCCGCCCGGAACAAGGGCGTACTGGATGTCCGCAAAACCCTGCGCAGGGCCGGACGCTTTCAGGGTGTGCCTTTAGAGCTACATTTCCGGGATAAACCCCTGCGCAAGGGTAAAATTGTTGCCCTTTGTGATGTCTCCGGCTCCGTATGGTCCGTTGCCCGTTTCATGCTGGCCATCCTGTACTCCCTTCAGGAGTGCTTCAACGGCATCAAAAGCTATGCCTTTGTTTCCGATGTGGCGGATATCACGCCCCTTTTCAAAGATAACCCTGTGAACGAGGCCATTGAAAAGGTCTTCTCTGAGTCGGGCATTGATACACGAATGCTTACGGATTACGGCTCAAGCTTTGTCAGTTTTCGGGAACGGCACATGCAGGAACTTTCCACCAAAACCACCCTGCTCATCATCGGTGATGCCCGGAGCAATTACCAGAATCCCCACCAGGAAATTTTAGAAGAAATGCGGGATCGCTGCCGCAGGGTTATCTGGCTCAATCCCGAACCCATGACCACATGGAGCAGCGGGGATTCGGAAATGTTCACCTACAAGGCCCATTGCCATGAAATCCGGCCCTGCAGGAATCTAAATCAGCTTGTCACCTTCATAGAGGAACTTGTACTGTGA
- the argB gene encoding acetylglutamate kinase yields MPSQNVADILIEALPYIRQFAGSTIVVKYGGHAMVDEQLKMDFARDITLLKYIGINPVVVHGGGPQINEVMDRMGIKTQFVRGMRLTDADTMDVVEMVLGGKVNKSIVAQIAQAGGRAVGITGKDGGMVSARKMTIMKEGVGDAPPEIIDPGLVGEVTHVNPDILKTLTDRGFIPVVAPVGVGENGETYNINADVVACRIAAALGAFRLILLTDVDGVLDRDKKLIHSIDTGEVRRMISDESIVGGMIPKLEYALSALSGGVGKCHIINGTRRHSLLLELFTDQGIGTEVLL; encoded by the coding sequence ATGCCATCACAGAACGTAGCCGATATTCTCATTGAGGCCCTGCCCTATATCCGCCAGTTTGCCGGAAGCACCATTGTTGTGAAATATGGTGGCCATGCCATGGTGGACGAGCAGCTTAAAATGGATTTTGCCAGAGATATAACCCTCCTTAAATACATAGGTATCAATCCTGTGGTGGTGCATGGCGGTGGTCCCCAGATCAATGAAGTCATGGACCGCATGGGTATAAAAACCCAGTTTGTGCGGGGCATGCGCCTTACGGATGCCGATACCATGGATGTGGTGGAAATGGTTCTGGGCGGTAAGGTCAATAAGTCCATTGTGGCCCAGATTGCCCAGGCAGGGGGACGGGCCGTGGGGATTACGGGCAAGGACGGAGGCATGGTCTCTGCACGGAAAATGACCATCATGAAGGAGGGAGTAGGGGACGCACCTCCTGAAATCATTGATCCGGGTCTTGTGGGAGAAGTGACCCATGTAAATCCGGATATTCTGAAAACCCTCACGGACAGAGGCTTTATCCCTGTGGTGGCACCAGTTGGCGTTGGAGAAAACGGAGAAACCTACAATATCAATGCCGATGTGGTGGCCTGCCGCATTGCAGCGGCTCTGGGGGCTTTCCGGCTGATTCTTCTCACCGATGTGGATGGTGTGCTGGACAGGGATAAAAAGCTGATCCATTCCATTGATACGGGTGAAGTTCGGCGTATGATCAGCGATGAAAGCATTGTGGGCGGGATGATTCCCAAGCTTGAGTATGCCCTTTCCGCCCTTTCCGGTGGTGTGGGCAAATGTCATATCATCAATGGAACCCGGCGGCATTCTCTGCTGCTGGAACTGTTTACGGACCAGGGAATTGGAACGGAAGTGCTTCTATGA
- a CDS encoding tyrosine recombinase XerC, which yields MIMEDEFLRDILPFFLESLKAERNASMHTLSAYEGDISDFLDVLEKKRKAPLAIAELDKDMVRLWLADLFRRKMARTTIGRRLSALRSFCSWLIRQNLRETDPTAGIATPKTEKHLPRWLTVDETFRLLDSLPASDWKDLRNRALFETLYSTGLRVSELAGLDASDIDRERELVRVRSGKGEKDRLVPLGVPALKALENYREALSGMAAFRLLNDDKGALFRNTRMGRLGVRSIRTILEKAARTTGLAVRVSPHDIRHSFATHMLDGGADLRSVQELLGHESLSTTQRYTHMTLDRMMAVYDKAHPRSGTKE from the coding sequence ATGATCATGGAAGATGAATTTTTGCGGGATATACTGCCTTTTTTTCTGGAAAGCCTGAAGGCAGAGCGCAATGCCAGTATGCATACCCTCAGTGCCTATGAAGGGGATATTTCTGATTTTCTGGATGTTCTGGAAAAAAAAAGAAAAGCCCCCCTTGCCATTGCCGAGCTGGATAAGGACATGGTACGGCTCTGGCTGGCCGATCTTTTCAGGAGAAAGATGGCCAGAACCACCATAGGCAGAAGGCTTTCGGCCCTGCGCAGTTTCTGCAGCTGGCTGATCCGGCAGAATCTGCGTGAAACGGACCCGACCGCAGGGATTGCCACACCGAAAACCGAAAAGCATCTTCCCCGCTGGCTGACGGTGGATGAAACCTTTCGGCTGCTGGACAGTCTTCCTGCCTCGGACTGGAAGGATCTGCGTAACCGGGCTCTTTTTGAAACCCTTTACAGTACAGGCTTGAGGGTTTCGGAGCTGGCCGGTCTGGATGCTTCGGATATAGACAGGGAACGTGAACTGGTGCGGGTTCGCTCCGGTAAGGGAGAAAAAGACAGGCTGGTGCCTCTGGGAGTTCCTGCACTGAAGGCCCTTGAAAACTACAGGGAAGCCCTTTCTGGCATGGCTGCTTTCCGGCTGCTCAATGATGATAAGGGGGCTTTATTCCGGAATACCCGTATGGGAAGGCTTGGTGTACGCAGTATCCGCACTATTCTGGAAAAGGCGGCCCGCACTACGGGCCTGGCAGTGAGGGTTTCTCCCCATGATATCCGCCACAGTTTTGCCACACACATGCTGGATGGTGGTGCGGATCTCAGATCCGTGCAGGAACTTTTAGGCCATGAAAGCCTTTCCACAACCCAGCGATATACCCACATGACCCTTGACAGGATGATGGCGGTTTATGACAAGGCCCATCCCAGAAGCGGTACAAAGGAATGA
- a CDS encoding 5' nucleotidase, NT5C type, with amino-acid sequence MVVSLEKIGKSFLKDQTFAFDFDGVVADTMSLFAAIGRDEFGLSDLYPEKITDYDLSRCLDVDMDTLIQIITRVVSADYNHRLGAMPGAKDILNKLAEKSGPLLFVTARPDGESVKCWLKDTLNMGEDICEVIATGSFDAKAEILQSRGKKLFVEDRLETCFHLKEAGIEPVLFVQPWNRRPHSFHEVRGWSDLADFFGV; translated from the coding sequence ATGGTGGTTTCGCTGGAAAAAATCGGGAAGTCATTTTTAAAAGATCAGACCTTTGCCTTTGATTTTGACGGGGTTGTGGCAGATACCATGAGTCTGTTTGCCGCCATTGGCAGGGACGAGTTCGGATTATCGGATCTTTATCCTGAAAAGATAACGGATTATGACCTGAGCCGGTGTCTGGATGTGGATATGGATACGCTTATTCAGATTATCACCCGTGTGGTAAGTGCGGACTACAATCACCGCCTTGGGGCCATGCCCGGAGCTAAAGATATTCTTAACAAACTTGCAGAAAAAAGCGGTCCCCTGCTTTTTGTTACGGCTCGGCCCGATGGAGAATCCGTGAAATGCTGGCTGAAGGACACTCTGAATATGGGTGAGGATATCTGTGAGGTTATTGCCACTGGAAGCTTTGATGCCAAGGCGGAAATTCTGCAGAGCCGGGGAAAAAAGCTTTTTGTGGAAGACAGGCTGGAGACCTGTTTTCATCTGAAAGAGGCTGGCATAGAGCCGGTTCTCTTTGTTCAGCCCTGGAACCGCAGACCCCACTCCTTTCATGAGGTCAGGGGCTGGTCGGATCTGGCGGATTTTTTTGGTGTATGA
- a CDS encoding PAS domain S-box protein, whose protein sequence is MPSCPVSLKDNSYDGRILNEPCSAELQKRLVNLLTTSSIMTSMNLPVLHYIAAWKDNRTDIWYEFADPRFCGLFTSRLHLLAPAFRKAIVEQKVYPSDCDALRVEMLEPQALNKDRSILRNKNIEDGISEAIYKVKLQDTSHIWLKDQARLEYFPGDKITLSVGVLTPVSREMAMEEALRRTEKALSQSEKQFRDLFAQSNDAILLLNPEGRILKVNKKAEELTGLSQEMLAGKPACDLFPKTEQAQIRKVRDDISSGRSIRLETLMLKDDGTLSVDINARQVINTDNPMIQAVVRDISIHKRIEVERSKIEKFDMLKTLAGGLVHDMNNMLSVIMGNLSLASFENDLPQGVATLLSRIENATANLKNITRKMLVLADADTGMRIPGQLHACIHKALDMLGAIPPQVRLHMDIPVILPAFTMDKKGLSEAFASIMENSLDAMPKGGVLSIKVKGLRIEACDDDEPLLLNPGDYLAVHFTDTGSGIMEKDLPRIFDPYFSTKNRDARKGTGLGLSLAYAVIKQHGGQIMPLPQEEGQQGTTIAIYLPLS, encoded by the coding sequence ATGCCTTCCTGCCCCGTGTCACTAAAAGACAACTCCTATGATGGCAGAATTCTCAATGAGCCCTGCTCTGCGGAACTGCAGAAAAGGCTTGTGAATCTTCTGACCACCTCAAGCATAATGACCTCCATGAATCTGCCTGTCCTTCACTACATTGCCGCATGGAAGGATAACAGAACGGATATCTGGTATGAATTTGCCGATCCAAGATTCTGCGGACTCTTCACCAGCCGTTTGCATCTGCTGGCACCAGCCTTCCGTAAAGCCATTGTTGAACAAAAAGTCTACCCTTCTGACTGCGATGCACTGAGGGTTGAAATGCTGGAGCCTCAGGCATTGAATAAGGACAGATCCATTCTGCGCAACAAAAATATTGAAGATGGGATTTCTGAAGCCATTTACAAAGTTAAACTTCAAGACACTTCTCATATATGGCTGAAGGATCAGGCAAGGCTTGAATATTTTCCCGGAGATAAAATTACACTGTCTGTGGGCGTTCTCACGCCGGTATCAAGGGAAATGGCCATGGAAGAAGCCCTGCGCCGGACGGAAAAGGCTTTGAGCCAGAGTGAAAAACAATTCAGGGATCTCTTTGCCCAGAGCAACGATGCAATTTTACTGCTGAATCCTGAAGGCCGCATTCTTAAAGTCAATAAAAAAGCCGAAGAACTTACAGGTCTTTCACAGGAGATGCTTGCCGGAAAACCAGCCTGTGATCTTTTTCCTAAAACCGAACAGGCCCAGATCCGAAAAGTCAGGGATGATATCAGCTCCGGCAGAAGTATCCGCCTTGAAACCCTGATGCTGAAAGATGACGGAACTTTAAGCGTGGATATCAACGCCAGGCAGGTTATCAACACAGACAATCCAATGATTCAGGCCGTTGTGAGGGATATATCCATACATAAGCGCATTGAGGTTGAACGCAGTAAAATCGAAAAGTTTGACATGCTCAAAACCCTTGCCGGCGGTCTGGTCCATGACATGAACAACATGCTTTCGGTGATTATGGGCAATCTTTCTCTGGCAAGCTTTGAAAACGATCTGCCCCAGGGGGTGGCCACACTGCTTTCACGCATTGAAAATGCAACGGCCAATCTGAAAAATATTACCCGCAAGATGCTGGTACTGGCGGATGCGGATACAGGGATGCGTATTCCCGGACAGCTCCATGCATGCATACACAAGGCTCTGGATATGCTGGGAGCCATTCCCCCGCAAGTCCGTCTGCACATGGATATTCCTGTGATTCTCCCGGCCTTTACCATGGACAAAAAAGGACTTTCCGAAGCTTTTGCTTCCATAATGGAAAACAGCCTCGATGCAATGCCAAAGGGCGGCGTACTGTCCATTAAAGTCAAGGGACTTCGCATAGAAGCCTGCGATGACGATGAGCCACTCCTGCTGAATCCGGGGGATTACCTTGCCGTTCATTTCACAGATACTGGCTCAGGCATCATGGAAAAAGATCTTCCAAGAATCTTTGACCCTTATTTTTCCACCAAAAACCGGGATGCCCGCAAAGGGACCGGCCTTGGACTCTCACTTGCCTATGCCGTAATCAAACAGCACGGCGGACAGATCATGCCACTTCCTCAGGAAGAAGGTCAGCAAGGCACCACCATTGCCATTTATCTGCCGCTTTCCTGA
- a CDS encoding DsrE family protein, with amino-acid sequence MSEKVLIVISCGLDNPNRATRGLHLATVAQKQGRDVAVFLLDDAVFIAKEGLADNLRAATGDIAQDLIAHLQAFEVPILACTPCAKARRIGEDELIEGARYATAMELIDLSCESAVISL; translated from the coding sequence ATGTCTGAAAAAGTTCTGATCGTGATTTCCTGTGGCCTTGACAATCCCAACCGTGCCACCCGCGGTCTGCATCTGGCCACTGTGGCCCAGAAACAGGGCAGGGATGTGGCGGTTTTCCTGCTGGATGATGCCGTGTTTATTGCCAAAGAAGGCCTTGCCGATAACCTGAGGGCTGCAACCGGTGACATTGCTCAGGATCTCATTGCCCATCTGCAGGCCTTTGAGGTTCCTATTCTGGCATGTACTCCATGCGCCAAAGCACGGCGCATCGGTGAGGACGAACTCATTGAGGGTGCCCGTTATGCCACTGCCATGGAGCTTATCGATCTTTCCTGTGAAAGTGCCGTGATCAGTCTTTAA
- the hslU gene encoding ATP-dependent protease ATPase subunit HslU: protein MNEIALTEEKNPAITDTDNLTPARIVEALDAYIIGQKAAKRSVAIAMRNRWRRQQVPEHLRDEIAPKNIILIGPTGVGKTEISRRLAKLADAPFIKVEASKFTEVGYVGRDVESMIRDLTEIGVSMVKVKEEEAVAEKALSLAEDRVLDALLPPGRTSSPVLDGSIDMVGSGDAGSTREKLRTLLRKGKLDKREVEIEMTEKPKGMVMDMFSGTGMEDVGNNFRDMMAAFIPKQTRRRKMTVKEALETMATEEAQRLVDMERVGRSAVSLVENSGIVFLDEIDKVAARSGGKGPDVSREGVQRDLLPIVEGSTVTTKYGPVKTDHILFIAAGAFHICRPSDLIPELQGRFPIRVTLDSLEKEDFIRILTEPQNRLPLQYAALLETEGLSLEFTEDAIEEIAAIAEDVNRRTENIGARRLHTLMERLLEDPLFDGPDVKEKNIFVDAVYVREKLSELKSDEDLSRFIL, encoded by the coding sequence ATGAACGAAATTGCCCTCACAGAAGAAAAAAATCCTGCCATCACCGACACAGACAACCTGACACCGGCACGCATCGTTGAGGCGCTGGATGCCTATATCATTGGCCAGAAGGCAGCCAAGCGTTCCGTAGCCATTGCCATGCGCAACCGCTGGCGCAGGCAGCAGGTTCCCGAACACTTAAGGGATGAGATAGCACCTAAAAATATTATTCTCATCGGCCCTACCGGTGTGGGTAAAACAGAAATTTCCCGCAGGCTGGCCAAGCTTGCGGATGCACCCTTTATCAAGGTGGAGGCTTCCAAGTTTACGGAGGTTGGCTATGTGGGCCGTGACGTTGAATCCATGATCCGGGATCTGACGGAAATTGGCGTTTCCATGGTCAAGGTAAAGGAAGAAGAAGCCGTGGCAGAAAAGGCCCTGAGCCTTGCCGAAGACCGGGTTCTTGATGCTCTCCTGCCGCCGGGACGCACCTCCAGTCCTGTACTGGACGGCAGCATTGATATGGTTGGTTCCGGTGACGCTGGCAGTACCCGTGAAAAGCTGCGTACACTTCTGCGCAAGGGGAAGCTCGATAAGCGGGAGGTGGAAATTGAAATGACCGAAAAGCCCAAGGGCATGGTCATGGATATGTTTTCCGGTACAGGCATGGAAGATGTGGGTAATAATTTCAGGGACATGATGGCAGCTTTCATTCCCAAGCAGACCCGCCGCAGGAAAATGACTGTGAAAGAGGCACTTGAGACCATGGCCACGGAAGAGGCCCAGCGCCTTGTGGATATGGAAAGGGTGGGCCGCTCAGCTGTCAGCCTTGTGGAAAATTCCGGTATTGTGTTTCTGGATGAAATCGATAAAGTTGCTGCCCGCAGTGGCGGAAAGGGACCGGATGTATCCCGTGAAGGTGTACAGAGGGATCTTCTTCCCATAGTGGAAGGAAGCACCGTCACTACAAAGTATGGGCCGGTAAAAACCGATCACATTCTTTTCATCGCAGCGGGTGCCTTTCACATCTGCAGGCCTTCGGATCTCATTCCCGAACTGCAGGGGCGTTTCCCCATACGGGTTACTCTGGACAGTCTTGAGAAGGAAGATTTTATCCGTATTCTCACGGAACCCCAGAACCGGCTTCCTTTGCAGTATGCTGCCCTTCTGGAGACGGAAGGTCTTTCCCTTGAGTTTACGGAAGATGCCATTGAAGAGATTGCTGCCATAGCAGAGGACGTGAACCGAAGAACAGAAAATATCGGAGCCCGCAGGCTGCATACCCTGATGGAACGCCTTCTGGAAGATCCGCTTTTTGATGGTCCCGATGTCAAGGAAAAGAATATCTTTGTAGATGCTGTCTATGTGCGGGAAAAACTATCTGAGCTGAAATCCGATGAGGATCTGAGCCGATTCATTCTCTGA
- a CDS encoding uracil-DNA glycosylase, whose amino-acid sequence MSDGLNMSSHSSKENLRALLLAGLENAAVCLDDLRFLGLDGVHASPRTLEILSEWGKGGKPGHFPELIKKVASCSHCGLPAAVRGKLLHPPPGSVRVLFVDEMPDRAALREGSAMGGEAGALLWKIVGAMKLNPDAVYVTHTRMCRLSPGQTSPSYASLPCRAFLSDVIRLLRPEVICALGERAGQLLSGENLPLHSLRGRFLSFESLPLMITHHPADMLKDPGLKRDTWEDVRKVMEFLAL is encoded by the coding sequence ATGTCTGATGGTCTGAACATGAGCTCGCATTCCAGCAAAGAAAATTTACGGGCACTCCTCCTGGCAGGTCTTGAGAATGCTGCAGTCTGTCTGGATGATCTGCGTTTTCTCGGGCTGGACGGCGTGCATGCTTCACCCAGAACCCTTGAAATACTTTCGGAATGGGGGAAGGGTGGAAAACCGGGTCATTTTCCTGAGCTGATTAAAAAGGTTGCTTCATGCAGCCATTGTGGTCTTCCTGCTGCTGTTCGGGGAAAACTGCTGCATCCACCACCGGGCAGTGTGCGGGTGCTTTTTGTGGATGAAATGCCGGACCGGGCCGCTCTGAGGGAAGGCAGTGCCATGGGGGGGGAAGCCGGAGCCCTGCTTTGGAAAATTGTGGGGGCCATGAAACTGAATCCGGATGCGGTCTATGTGACCCATACAAGGATGTGCCGCCTGTCACCGGGCCAGACTTCGCCATCCTATGCATCTTTACCCTGCAGGGCTTTTCTCTCGGATGTCATCCGTCTTTTGCGGCCCGAGGTTATCTGTGCCCTTGGAGAAAGGGCTGGGCAGCTTCTTTCCGGTGAAAATCTTCCCCTGCATAGCCTGAGGGGTCGCTTTCTTTCCTTTGAGTCTCTGCCATTGATGATTACCCACCATCCTGCGGATATGTTGAAAGATCCGGGGCTGAAGCGGGATACATGGGAGGATGTGCGTAAGGTTATGGAGTTTCTGGCTCTCTAA
- the coaBC gene encoding bifunctional phosphopantothenoylcysteine decarboxylase/phosphopantothenate--cysteine ligase CoaBC, with product MGVLENKKILLGVTGGIAAYKAVELLRLLQKAGASVRVVMTENAAAFVGPLTFRAISGSPVYIDVMAEGEGGGIRHIDWAEWADAVVIAPATANCVAKLAHGFADDALSTLMLAVRAPVLVCPAMNTNMYESRPVQRNLDLLEASGMTVLEPDSGDLACGVTGPGRLPDPAFIADRLEKLLRTKDLKGLRVLMTAGPTMEAIDPVRYISNHSSGKMGYAIARAAEYRGAEVCLVTGPVNLPIPHGVEAVHVQAAREMLHAMESRMDGADIIIKVAAVADFYVKNASDHKIKKTYGLPVIELEKNPDILATLGQRKNQQFLVGFAAETRDLSAYSKDKIAKKNLDMIVGNLVSGPDSAFGSDQNTVTFFYSDGSEEALESMPKEKVADKLLDAIVSRMHSRRNGHV from the coding sequence ATGGGCGTTCTTGAAAATAAAAAAATATTACTGGGAGTGACCGGTGGCATTGCCGCATATAAAGCTGTGGAGCTTCTGCGGCTGCTGCAGAAGGCAGGAGCTTCTGTACGGGTGGTAATGACGGAAAATGCAGCTGCTTTTGTGGGGCCTTTGACTTTTCGGGCCATCTCAGGATCTCCTGTATATATTGATGTGATGGCCGAAGGTGAGGGCGGTGGCATCCGCCACATAGACTGGGCAGAATGGGCCGATGCCGTGGTCATTGCACCGGCAACGGCCAATTGTGTTGCAAAACTGGCCCATGGTTTTGCAGATGATGCCCTTTCAACCCTGATGCTGGCGGTCCGTGCTCCGGTTCTGGTCTGTCCTGCCATGAATACGAACATGTATGAGTCCCGCCCGGTCCAGAGGAATCTGGACCTTCTGGAAGCTTCCGGCATGACGGTTCTGGAGCCGGACAGCGGAGATCTTGCCTGCGGAGTGACAGGGCCCGGCCGTTTACCTGATCCTGCCTTTATTGCAGACCGGCTGGAAAAGCTGCTTCGTACCAAAGACTTAAAGGGGCTGCGTGTTCTAATGACCGCAGGACCTACCATGGAAGCCATTGATCCTGTGAGGTATATTTCCAATCATTCCTCTGGTAAAATGGGCTATGCCATTGCAAGGGCTGCGGAATACAGGGGCGCTGAAGTTTGCCTGGTGACAGGACCTGTGAATCTCCCCATTCCCCATGGGGTTGAGGCTGTTCATGTGCAGGCCGCCCGGGAAATGCTCCACGCCATGGAAAGCCGGATGGATGGGGCGGATATTATCATTAAGGTGGCGGCTGTGGCGGATTTTTATGTGAAAAATGCTTCGGATCATAAAATCAAGAAAACCTATGGCCTGCCTGTCATTGAGCTTGAGAAAAACCCCGACATTCTGGCAACCCTTGGACAGAGGAAAAATCAGCAGTTTCTTGTGGGCTTTGCTGCGGAAACAAGGGATCTTTCTGCCTATTCAAAGGACAAGATTGCAAAGAAAAATCTCGATATGATCGTCGGTAATCTTGTATCCGGTCCGGATTCGGCCTTTGGTTCGGATCAGAATACAGTGACCTTTTTTTACTCCGATGGCAGTGAGGAAGCTCTGGAATCCATGCCCAAGGAAAAGGTGGCGGATAAACTTCTGGATGCCATAGTTTCCCGCATGCATTCCCGGAGAAATGGTCATGTCTGA